The Coffea arabica cultivar ET-39 chromosome 9e, Coffea Arabica ET-39 HiFi, whole genome shotgun sequence genome has a window encoding:
- the LOC113710748 gene encoding light-induced protein, chloroplastic, which produces MSSITSFNQFSYTIKSKTFQHPQFGTKVSNSAVNFTDFGLKKPLQSSISIKESSKKRPGFVVLVAAGDDYGPEEEAAGVAVAEEEPPKEPTEIDILKKRLVDSFYGTDRGLSASSETRAEVVELITQLEAKNPTPAPTEALTLLNGKWILAYTSFIGLFPLLSRGTLPLVKVEEISQTIDSEAFTVENVVQFAGPLATTSITTNAKFEVRSPKRVQIKFEEGVIGTPQLTDSIELPESVELLGQKIDLNPVKGLLTSVQDTASSVAKSISSRPPLKFSLSNRNAESWLLTTYLDDELRISRGDGGSIFVLIKEGSPLLKP; this is translated from the exons ATGTCTTCCATCACTTCTTTCAATCAATTCTCATACACAATAAAGTCTAAAACCTTTCAACATCCTCAATTCGGCACTAAAGTTTCAAATTCTGCCGTGAATTTCACCGATTTCGGACTGAAAAAGCCGCTCCAAAGTTCTATTTCAATCAAAGAATCGTCAAAGAAAAGGCCTGGGTTTGTAGTCCTGGTGGCTGCAGGCGATGATTATGGCCCAGAGGAGGAAGCAGCCGGGGTTGCGGTGGCGGAGGAGGAGCCGCCAAAGGAGCCGACGGAGATTGATATCTTGAAGAAACGGTTGGTGGACTCCTTTTATGGAACCGATAGAGGATTGAGTGCCAGCAGCGAGACGAGGGCGGAGGTGGTGGAGCTGATCACCCAGCTGGAGGCTAAAAACCCAACTCCGGCTCCAACTGAGGCGCTGACTCTGCTCAATGGCAAATGGATTCTTGC GTACACGTCTTTTATTGGATTGTTTCCTTTGTTGTCGAGAGGCACACTGCCCTTGGTGAAGGTGGAGGAGATATCACAGACCATTGACTCAGAGGCTTTCACTGTTGAGAATGTCGTCCAGTTTGCTGGGCCATTGGCTACGACTTCCATTACTACAAATGCCAAATTTGAAGTCCGCAGTCCCAAGCGCGTGCAG ATAAAGTTTGAAGAAGGTGTCATTGGAACTCCCCAGTTGACAGACTCCATTGAGCTGCCAGAAAGTGTGGAGCTTCTGGGACAAAAGATCGATCTTAACCCCGTTAAGGGCTTGCTTACTTCTGTCCAGGACACAGCATCCTCAGTCGCAAAGTCCATTTCTAGCCGACCACCACTGAAATTCTCTCTTTCTAATAGGAATGCCGAGTCGTGGCTTCTCACCACATACCTGGATGATGAGCTTCGGATTTCAAGGGGAGATGGAGGCAGTATTTTTGTGCTTATCAAGGAAGGCAGCCCTCTTCTGAAACCTTAG